A window of Cloacibacillus sp. contains these coding sequences:
- a CDS encoding YfcC family protein: protein MKALKNLRIPHTYVMLFYIVAAACLLTWVIPAGQYQYHEVDVNGTLRKLVVPGSFQYLAQSSPAGLLDFFSSFQRGIIEVADLVALIFIVNAAFAIVIKTGSFEKMLGTLLRKLEGRENVIVVLFYLIFALGASLFGMWNDFNGMIPIMVGVGIAMGYDAMFGFAIIQLGIGVGFAAALTNPYTIVIAQSIAGIPLYSGFGVRAAIFVSFSAVALWWIFRYGGKIKRDRSLSLISPEDSLFVYDREELKRLSMGPREYAAFGVIFGVMAVIFWGCLFRGWGNIELTALFLMMGIVVALIFGWNADKIAEELLAGARAIVFGALIVGVARAILVVMRDGQIIDTIINCMAGMIQGAPPILAAEGMLFIQALINFIIPSGSGQAAAIVPIMAPLGDVAGLSREVTVLAFQLGDGFSNLLWPTSGIATGCGIAGIPLSKWWKFFLKLFGIMWVMMMLFMAGAVIFGF from the coding sequence ATGAAAGCTTTGAAAAATCTTAGGATACCGCACACCTATGTGATGCTCTTTTACATCGTGGCAGCCGCCTGCCTTCTTACGTGGGTCATCCCGGCGGGGCAGTATCAGTACCATGAGGTGGACGTCAACGGAACGCTCCGCAAGCTCGTCGTGCCCGGCTCCTTCCAGTATCTTGCGCAGTCGAGTCCGGCGGGCCTGCTTGACTTTTTCAGCTCCTTCCAGCGCGGCATCATCGAGGTGGCTGACCTTGTGGCGCTCATCTTCATCGTAAACGCCGCATTCGCCATCGTCATCAAGACCGGCTCCTTTGAGAAGATGCTGGGCACTCTGCTCCGCAAGCTCGAAGGGCGCGAGAACGTCATCGTCGTCCTCTTTTATCTGATCTTCGCTCTGGGCGCGAGCCTCTTTGGGATGTGGAACGACTTCAACGGCATGATACCGATAATGGTCGGCGTGGGCATAGCGATGGGGTATGACGCGATGTTCGGCTTCGCCATCATACAGCTTGGCATCGGCGTAGGCTTTGCCGCGGCCCTCACAAATCCGTACACGATAGTTATAGCGCAGTCTATTGCCGGCATCCCGCTTTATTCGGGCTTTGGCGTACGCGCCGCCATCTTTGTTTCCTTCTCCGCGGTGGCGCTCTGGTGGATATTCCGTTACGGCGGCAAAATAAAGCGGGACAGGTCGCTTTCGCTCATCTCGCCGGAGGATTCGCTCTTTGTCTACGACCGCGAGGAGCTGAAACGGCTTTCAATGGGTCCGCGCGAGTACGCCGCCTTTGGCGTCATCTTCGGCGTCATGGCCGTCATCTTCTGGGGCTGCCTCTTCCGCGGCTGGGGCAACATTGAGCTTACGGCGCTCTTTTTGATGATGGGCATCGTAGTCGCTCTCATCTTCGGATGGAACGCGGATAAAATAGCGGAGGAGCTGCTTGCCGGCGCGCGCGCTATCGTCTTTGGCGCGCTCATCGTAGGCGTAGCGCGCGCCATCTTAGTGGTAATGCGCGACGGCCAGATAATAGACACAATAATAAACTGCATGGCGGGCATGATACAGGGGGCGCCTCCAATCTTGGCGGCGGAGGGGATGCTCTTCATCCAGGCGCTGATAAACTTCATCATTCCCTCAGGAAGCGGGCAGGCGGCGGCGATAGTTCCCATCATGGCGCCGCTTGGAGACGTGGCCGGGCTTTCGCGCGAGGTGACGGTGCTCGCCTTCCAGCTTGGCGACGGCTTCTCAAACCTTCTGTGGCCCACCTCCGGCATAGCTACCGGCTGCGGCATAGCTGGCATCCCGCTTTCAAAATGGTGGAAATTTTTTCTGAAGCTCTTTGGCATCATGTGGGTGATGATGATGCTATTTATGGCCGGCGCGGTCATATTTGGTTTTTAG
- a CDS encoding transporter substrate-binding domain-containing protein — protein sequence MFSATERKFINEGRVITIGYRVDQAPVSYITDEATFAGVTRDIFDDLSKISGLRFAYRPCPPGAANLTWLENNHIRVVTGVPFDRKSCPENNLLLSRPYFNNEYVFMCRKNTAYDPQKKMRVAVKAGMPCLEKKLRVTYPNFVVKTYTKADQAFCAAELDDVDYVAINRWRAQSFIAKPRFANMELSVLSPVEYPVAIGVLHYYVPQKGVDEWDSATFISIMNKAIAALDAKRVAQQAAAPRECGVEEHGLLDYVYRWQYPICALMALGACAAACCLARRKK from the coding sequence GTGTTTTCCGCAACAGAGAGAAAATTCATCAATGAGGGGCGCGTCATCACCATCGGCTACAGGGTCGACCAGGCGCCCGTCTCCTATATAACCGACGAGGCGACATTTGCCGGCGTCACGCGCGACATTTTCGACGACCTATCAAAGATAAGCGGCCTGCGCTTCGCCTACAGGCCATGCCCGCCCGGCGCGGCAAACCTTACATGGCTTGAAAACAACCACATCAGGGTAGTAACAGGCGTGCCGTTTGACAGAAAGAGCTGCCCGGAAAACAATCTGCTGCTGAGCAGGCCCTATTTCAACAACGAATACGTCTTTATGTGCAGAAAAAACACGGCCTACGACCCGCAGAAAAAGATGCGCGTCGCGGTAAAGGCGGGAATGCCGTGCCTCGAAAAAAAGCTCCGCGTCACCTACCCTAACTTCGTCGTCAAAACCTACACGAAGGCGGATCAGGCTTTCTGCGCCGCGGAGCTGGACGACGTGGATTACGTCGCCATCAACCGCTGGCGCGCGCAATCTTTCATCGCAAAGCCGCGCTTTGCGAACATGGAACTTTCCGTGCTCTCTCCCGTGGAATATCCCGTGGCGATCGGCGTGCTGCACTATTACGTGCCTCAGAAGGGCGTAGACGAATGGGACTCCGCCACCTTCATCTCAATAATGAACAAAGCAATCGCCGCGCTTGACGCAAAACGCGTGGCACAACAGGCGGCGGCGCCGCGCGAATGCGGCGTGGAAGAACACGGCCTCCTTGATTACGTTTACAGATGGCAGTATCCTATCTGCGCTCTTATGGCGCTTGGCGCCTGCGCCGCCGCCTGCTGTCTGGCGCGCAGAAAAAAATAG
- a CDS encoding ferrous iron transporter B: protein MSCKNCRLCFEKDKEVPCGSARMRILLMGNPNVGKSVFFSRLTGVHALSSNYPGTTVGFTEGIIKHGELCADLIDVPGAYTLDPTNEAEEIAKRIIDEGASKIILVIDATALERNLVMALQVLAHHIPTVVALNMTDEARHKGILLNVPKLEEELGVPIYQTVATTGRGISDLVANLDKARVSAVPEMTKEERWQRIGQIIAAVQVVTHRHHTLMDRIEDLSAHPIVGGFIGLVVLGCSFALIRVVGEGLISYIFDPIFSNFWLPMLDKLNALLGDGVARSLLIGKLFDGAIDLEQSMGMLSTGFYVEFGMVLPYIIAFYAVLSFLEDFGYLPRLAVVFDALMHRFGIHGYAIIPTLLGFGCNVPGILGTRVLESERERFITATLISVGVPCVSIQAMLSSTLGVFGLRYVGAVYLILFIVWLVLGRLMHLTLSGYSPELIVEIPPYRLPSFKAWMQKLWFRIKDFFFEATPLVLGGILLVNILDMIGILERVGHALAPFFHTVLGLPASAAVPVVMGLFRKDIAMGLLIPLELTAHQMLVAVIVLSMTFPCIATFVVMWKELGMKRMLESSAIMLGAALITGALLNQILNLI, encoded by the coding sequence ATGAGCTGTAAGAATTGCAGGCTGTGTTTTGAAAAAGATAAAGAGGTGCCGTGCGGGTCGGCCCGGATGCGCATACTTCTCATGGGCAACCCAAACGTCGGCAAAAGCGTATTCTTTTCGCGCCTCACCGGCGTACACGCGCTCTCTTCAAATTACCCAGGAACTACCGTCGGCTTCACCGAAGGGATAATAAAACACGGAGAGCTCTGCGCGGACCTGATAGACGTGCCCGGCGCCTACACGCTCGACCCGACGAACGAGGCCGAAGAGATAGCAAAACGCATCATCGACGAAGGCGCCTCAAAAATAATCCTCGTCATCGACGCGACGGCGCTTGAACGAAACCTCGTCATGGCGCTTCAGGTGCTCGCGCATCACATCCCCACGGTGGTCGCGCTGAACATGACCGACGAAGCGCGCCACAAAGGCATCCTGCTGAACGTCCCCAAGCTCGAAGAGGAGCTGGGAGTGCCAATATACCAGACGGTGGCCACCACTGGGCGCGGCATAAGCGACCTCGTGGCCAACCTCGACAAGGCGCGCGTAAGCGCCGTCCCGGAAATGACAAAAGAAGAACGCTGGCAGAGGATAGGGCAGATAATAGCCGCCGTCCAAGTGGTGACACACCGTCACCACACGCTGATGGACAGGATAGAAGACCTCTCCGCGCACCCGATAGTCGGAGGATTCATCGGGCTTGTCGTGCTCGGATGCAGCTTCGCGCTCATCCGCGTCGTGGGAGAGGGGCTTATAAGCTATATTTTCGACCCCATCTTTTCCAACTTCTGGCTCCCGATGCTGGACAAGCTAAACGCACTGCTCGGCGACGGCGTAGCGCGCTCGCTGCTCATCGGCAAACTGTTTGACGGCGCAATCGACCTCGAACAGAGCATGGGGATGCTTTCGACCGGCTTCTACGTCGAGTTCGGCATGGTACTGCCCTACATAATCGCCTTTTACGCCGTGCTCAGCTTCCTGGAGGACTTCGGATACCTGCCGCGGCTTGCCGTCGTCTTCGACGCTCTGATGCACCGCTTCGGCATCCACGGATACGCCATCATCCCGACGCTGCTCGGCTTTGGCTGCAACGTTCCCGGCATACTCGGCACGAGGGTGCTTGAATCCGAACGCGAACGCTTTATAACGGCGACGCTCATCTCAGTAGGAGTGCCATGCGTCTCTATACAGGCGATGCTCTCTTCGACGCTCGGCGTCTTCGGCCTGCGGTACGTTGGCGCGGTCTATCTGATACTGTTCATCGTCTGGCTCGTGCTGGGAAGGCTGATGCACCTGACGCTCTCAGGCTACAGCCCGGAGCTGATAGTAGAGATACCGCCCTACCGGCTGCCCTCGTTCAAAGCGTGGATGCAGAAATTATGGTTCCGCATAAAAGACTTCTTCTTTGAGGCGACGCCGCTCGTTTTGGGAGGCATCCTGCTCGTAAACATACTCGACATGATAGGCATTCTTGAACGCGTCGGGCACGCTCTCGCCCCGTTCTTCCACACAGTGCTCGGCCTGCCCGCCTCCGCCGCCGTCCCCGTAGTCATGGGGCTTTTTAGAAAAGACATCGCGATGGGGCTGCTCATCCCGCTCGAACTTACGGCGCATCAGATGCTCGTCGCCGTCATCGTGCTCTCCATGACCTTCCCCTGCATAGCCACCTTCGTAGTAATGTGGAAAGAGCTTGGAATGAAACGAATGCTCGAAAGCAGCGCGATAATGCTTGGCGCGGCGCTCATAACAGGCGCGCTGCTCAATCAGATACTGAATTTAATATAG
- a CDS encoding M20 family metallopeptidase encodes MNNSDLTKLIDKFLPEVISFRRRMHEEPDLSGREQPTCARIAEMLDARGIGYERLLDGTALSVRIGRGAARAVAIRADIDALPVSEATGLSFASRRPGVMHACGHDIHAACALGAAFALKEMERDLEGGVTILFQPAEETTGGAERMIRAGVLEFPRVTHVIGLHVDPSLEAGRASFMYGKMHAASDEFTIVFTGRGCHGAHPDEGCDAIAAAALFVTAVQNVVSRALSPLEPGVVTIGSIHGGTKGNIIADSVEVTGIMRSLDEKTRKLLRRRVEETAVHTAASLGARAGFILRPSYTALINDDDTVSLLVSAARGAIGDEKVVIKKKPTMGTEDFAYFAAARPSCFYELGCGFSERDENPPLHSAGFEADEKCIKTGILLQTSGALALLKNN; translated from the coding sequence ATGAATAACAGCGATTTGACGAAGCTTATAGATAAATTTTTGCCCGAGGTCATCTCCTTCAGGCGCAGGATGCACGAAGAGCCTGACCTTTCGGGGCGCGAACAGCCCACCTGTGCGAGAATTGCCGAAATGCTAGATGCGCGCGGCATAGGATACGAACGGCTGCTGGACGGGACGGCACTCAGCGTTCGGATAGGGCGCGGAGCTGCGCGCGCCGTAGCCATTCGCGCCGACATCGACGCTCTGCCTGTATCAGAGGCTACCGGCCTTTCTTTTGCGTCGCGCAGGCCCGGCGTCATGCACGCCTGCGGGCACGACATACACGCCGCCTGCGCGCTTGGCGCGGCGTTTGCTCTGAAGGAGATGGAGCGCGACCTTGAAGGCGGCGTCACGATATTGTTTCAGCCGGCGGAGGAGACGACGGGCGGCGCGGAGCGCATGATACGTGCGGGCGTGCTTGAGTTTCCGCGCGTGACGCACGTCATCGGGCTGCACGTCGACCCGTCGCTTGAGGCTGGACGCGCCTCCTTTATGTACGGCAAGATGCACGCCGCCTCCGACGAATTTACGATAGTCTTCACAGGGCGCGGCTGTCACGGCGCCCATCCCGACGAAGGCTGCGACGCTATAGCCGCGGCCGCGCTCTTTGTGACGGCGGTGCAGAACGTAGTCAGCCGCGCGCTTTCTCCGCTTGAACCGGGCGTAGTCACGATAGGCTCGATACACGGCGGCACGAAGGGGAACATAATAGCGGACAGCGTCGAAGTGACCGGCATTATGCGCTCGCTTGACGAAAAAACAAGAAAACTGCTCCGCCGCCGTGTAGAGGAGACCGCCGTACACACGGCCGCCTCGCTTGGCGCGCGCGCCGGATTTATCCTGCGCCCCAGCTACACGGCGCTTATAAACGACGACGATACCGTATCTTTGCTCGTTAGCGCAGCAAGAGGCGCCATAGGAGACGAAAAGGTCGTCATAAAAAAGAAGCCCACTATGGGCACGGAAGATTTTGCTTATTTCGCCGCGGCGCGCCCCTCGTGCTTTTACGAGCTCGGCTGCGGCTTTTCGGAGAGGGATGAAAATCCACCGCTCCACAGCGCGGGTTTTGAGGCGGATGAAAAATGTATAAAGACCGGCATCCTGCTTCAGACTTCGGGGGCGCTCGCGCTGCTTAAAAACAACTGA
- a CDS encoding BMP family ABC transporter substrate-binding protein: MKKSLFVLFIALIVFAARGAEAAPKKVTLLLEGSDTSVPTSYNRLLSDGLRNAQVRFGPKKLSVSALNALSDADMLRPYMLRAASSDFVIIASAAYLKYFPEARAANPSARFVALDAETAAFDGLQKVLFREEEGGFLGGALAALMTTETKSARINPDKTIGMIMGEKTPAMDRFKKGYIQGARYIDPNVQVLCEYTGDFGDPAKGAAAAHRLRQKGVDVIFCAAGAASIGAIESAEKGGYWAIGVDTQMEGKYPEAVLASVVKLSGHVAYGIVEHFIRGTLPENDFSVGMAEDCIDISTWSRESRLNVPDDVKAKLDEIEEKLTKKLLVMKEVNYPDPK; encoded by the coding sequence ATGAAAAAAAGTCTGTTTGTTCTCTTCATCGCGCTTATAGTTTTTGCGGCACGCGGAGCGGAGGCCGCGCCAAAGAAGGTGACGCTTTTGCTTGAAGGCTCCGACACAAGCGTGCCCACCAGCTACAACAGGCTGCTTTCCGACGGGCTGCGGAACGCGCAGGTGCGTTTTGGCCCGAAAAAGCTCTCCGTCTCCGCGCTGAACGCGTTAAGTGACGCGGATATGCTGCGTCCCTACATGCTTCGCGCGGCCTCTTCCGATTTTGTCATCATAGCCTCCGCAGCCTATCTGAAATATTTCCCTGAGGCGCGCGCGGCAAACCCCTCCGCGCGTTTTGTGGCGCTTGACGCGGAGACCGCCGCCTTCGATGGACTGCAAAAGGTGCTTTTCCGCGAGGAGGAGGGCGGCTTTCTGGGAGGCGCACTTGCCGCTCTTATGACGACGGAGACGAAGAGCGCTAGGATAAACCCGGACAAGACGATAGGCATGATCATGGGCGAAAAGACTCCGGCTATGGACCGCTTCAAAAAGGGCTATATCCAGGGCGCGCGTTACATCGACCCCAATGTGCAGGTGCTCTGCGAATATACCGGCGACTTCGGCGACCCGGCAAAGGGTGCCGCCGCCGCGCACAGGCTGAGGCAGAAGGGTGTGGACGTCATATTCTGCGCGGCTGGAGCCGCCTCCATAGGCGCCATTGAATCGGCGGAGAAGGGCGGCTACTGGGCCATCGGCGTCGATACGCAGATGGAGGGCAAATATCCGGAGGCTGTGCTGGCAAGCGTTGTGAAACTGAGCGGACACGTAGCCTATGGAATAGTTGAACATTTTATACGCGGCACGCTGCCGGAAAATGATTTCTCCGTCGGCATGGCGGAGGACTGCATCGACATTTCGACATGGAGCCGCGAATCAAGGCTAAACGTCCCCGATGACGTGAAGGCGAAGCTTGACGAGATAGAGGAGAAGCTCACGAAAAAACTGCTGGTGATGAAAGAGGTAAACTACCCCGACCCGAAGTAG
- a CDS encoding FeoA family protein, protein MNLIEMKSGSRAIITKLPEGEAEQRLEALGLRNGKEIEKISCMPFGGPVTVMLDGRNFAVSHGIAEQIELEDDENQ, encoded by the coding sequence ATGAACCTTATTGAGATGAAAAGCGGAAGCCGCGCGATTATCACAAAGCTCCCCGAAGGCGAGGCCGAACAGCGCCTTGAGGCGCTCGGGCTGAGAAACGGCAAGGAGATAGAAAAAATATCCTGTATGCCCTTCGGAGGCCCGGTCACGGTAATGCTCGACGGACGCAATTTTGCGGTTTCGCACGGCATAGCGGAACAGATAGAATTAGAAGACGACGAAAATCAATAG
- a CDS encoding M23 family metallopeptidase yields MMKKRHLAAALCAALLFTRGAQASVTLEAPAEAKIGQPFVVNLRVVDEKLSDVKILWQKKEARLAPDASGSYCALIGTDFKNAKAGAAPLAVSFRSDAKEGRTERIDHTVKLTSYKYPSENISVEPSKVNPPKELAERIAREAKLGRAALQSQSGGRAPALPLVRPVPGLFTSVYGKSRYFNGQFRGRHGGVDMRAKEGTPVKAAADGAVTLAANFWFAGNCVYLDHGAGFVTFYCHMSKLKVKTGDRIKAGDAIGLSGQTGRVTGPHLHFSTIWQGEFFDPAAIMEK; encoded by the coding sequence ATGATGAAAAAAAGACACCTCGCGGCGGCCCTCTGCGCCGCCCTTTTATTTACGCGCGGCGCGCAGGCGTCCGTGACGCTAGAAGCCCCCGCCGAAGCAAAGATAGGCCAGCCCTTCGTCGTGAACCTCCGCGTCGTGGACGAGAAATTATCCGACGTTAAAATTTTATGGCAGAAAAAAGAGGCGCGGCTCGCACCGGACGCCTCCGGCTCCTATTGCGCGCTGATAGGGACGGACTTCAAAAACGCAAAGGCCGGCGCCGCCCCGCTTGCGGTATCCTTTCGCTCTGACGCAAAAGAGGGCCGCACAGAGAGGATAGACCACACAGTAAAACTTACCTCATATAAATATCCGTCGGAAAACATCAGCGTCGAGCCGTCAAAAGTGAACCCGCCGAAAGAGCTTGCAGAACGCATCGCGCGCGAGGCAAAACTGGGGCGCGCCGCGCTGCAAAGCCAAAGCGGAGGCCGCGCGCCAGCGCTGCCTTTGGTGCGCCCCGTGCCAGGCCTCTTTACCTCCGTCTACGGCAAGAGCCGCTACTTCAACGGACAATTTCGGGGACGCCACGGCGGGGTGGACATGCGCGCAAAAGAGGGCACGCCCGTCAAGGCCGCAGCAGACGGCGCAGTGACGCTCGCCGCGAACTTCTGGTTTGCCGGCAACTGCGTCTACCTCGACCACGGAGCGGGCTTCGTCACCTTCTACTGCCACATGTCAAAATTAAAGGTCAAAACAGGCGACCGGATAAAAGCGGGCGACGCAATAGGCCTGTCCGGCCAAACCGGCCGCGTCACCGGCCCCCACCTCCACTTCAGCACAATCTGGCAGGGAGAGTTCTTCGACCCAGCCGCGATAATGGAAAAATAA
- a CDS encoding XRE family transcriptional regulator encodes MKFSETLRNYRKERGWTLEFLAGATKISIAQLSKLETGKSSPSLESLRRLAAAYDVPMTALTHADEVEPISPVRRGDGFVMRTGLSESATIRYLTIKRSAKMQPAVINIPAGGFAVMPKAARPCDEFFYVMRGAVLFHYGETSCQMNSGDFIYYDGFVVHKWENNGEAEAEIIVSSDPPIM; translated from the coding sequence ATGAAATTTTCAGAGACATTGAGGAACTATCGCAAGGAAAGAGGCTGGACGCTCGAATTTCTTGCCGGCGCTACAAAAATCTCCATCGCGCAGCTCTCAAAACTTGAAACGGGAAAGTCATCCCCGAGCCTTGAAAGCCTGCGCAGGCTGGCCGCGGCCTACGACGTGCCAATGACTGCGCTCACCCACGCGGATGAGGTGGAGCCGATATCCCCGGTAAGACGCGGCGACGGCTTCGTCATGCGCACCGGGCTGTCGGAGAGCGCCACCATCCGCTATCTTACAATAAAGCGCAGCGCGAAGATGCAGCCCGCCGTCATCAACATCCCGGCCGGAGGCTTTGCCGTCATGCCGAAGGCAGCGCGCCCCTGCGACGAATTTTTCTACGTCATGCGCGGCGCCGTCCTTTTTCATTACGGCGAAACATCGTGCCAGATGAACAGCGGAGACTTTATATATTACGACGGCTTCGTCGTCCACAAATGGGAGAACAACGGCGAGGCCGAGGCCGAGATCATAGTAAGCAGCGATCCTCCGATAATGTGA